TGTTTAAAGCCACCGGGCTGTGCACAAGTAATGCCCCCGTAGCCCTGGAAGGGAGGGAGTCGACCTACGGTGCTTGCCGGGCCGGCTGAGTGATCGTGATGGGCTGATGCTGTACCCAGCTTGCTGccagggtggtggtggtgatggtgaagGTAATGCATCATAGGGGAGCTCTTGCAGGCCATATGCTCGGCGCGCAGCACCTTAAAGCGCTTCCGTCTCCTTAGAAAGCTGCCGTTCTCAAACATGTCACCGCAGTCAGGGTGCAGAGCCCAGAAACTGCCTTTTCCTGGCTGGTCAGGCCGCCGGGGGATCTTAATGAAGCAGTCATTAAAAGACAGGTTGTGTCGTAGGGAATTCTGCCACCTCTGGGTGTTCTCTCGATAATACGGAAACCGGTCCATGATGAACTTATAAATGTCACTCAGAGGCAGCATCTTTTCGGCTGAATTCTGGATAGCCATCGCCGTCAGTGATATATAGGAGTACGGGGGCTTCTGGTCGCTATAAGAGTTCTTCCCAGGACGGGGCATGGCTGGTTACTTACTTACTTTGCGTTTGAATAGTTAAATAAAAGAGCAGTTATAcagttatattttaaatgctaaaGTTTACTAGGCTAACTTGGCAGTCCTCAAACTCAGTCTCCATCTGACGGGTTTGTTCCAAAGTTCTGCGCCATCAGATTAGTAGCTCGTCAGTATCCCTACAGTTTCACGTTACCTGAGCAATACAATTTAGCCTAAAGGCCCACAGCTGCCAGGTAAGATCCTCGGGAGGCTCCTGTATCCGTAGAAAGTTTCTTTTGAagatttttagtttgtttcttaGCCGAATAAAGCTTTTAGCGTTGTGCGTAAAAGCCGGTCTTTGTGCGTAAAAGTTGAGAGGTCCTCTGAGTTCTCCCTGTTTTTCCGGCGGCTGGAAGATGTGAGGGGTCAATTTGCTTCGCTGTCTGTTTGTGGTGTGTGCTCCTCTCCTCTTGTGCGGATCAACTCACCGAGCACCCTTTTTGTAAGACCTTTGTAGGTCCCCAGCTCTATTATCTGTTATCCAGATACTTGAGGGACACGTCAGGGGAGAGCAGAGGGctgtgagaaacacacactgagagagagagagagagtgagagagagagagagagagagagagagagagagagagatgtgaaaaaaaaaaacgaactgAAATGAGGTGTGGGTGGTGCGATCGACACACACGTTGAGCTTCTAATCTCCAGTTTGCCAATCATAGAGTCCCCCCGTAAAGTACCCAGGGGCAGAAGAGAAGGGGAGCTCCTTAGTTTTACCAGTGAGCGGTTATTGAAGggacttttctttaaaataccTTGAGTACCCAATGGCTTCTCCATATAGCTGgccctgacctttgacctctcatGTTAATAAAGTTGGAACgaaatatttagtatttttcaaTGTTTGTGCACTGTTGCATATACAAACTGAGggatcaaaaacattttatacactgCCTGCTtctaaaatcaaaatgtttttcaaatgtgttcagTAATGTCTTTCGCTGTAAGACAGAGCGTGTGGATTTGTGAATTACCTaaggaaataaataagaatggaATATAAATACAACCTCTTTGTTAAATGTGCTCGACTGCACTTTCAGACTTTGCAAACAATAAATCATGTCTTCCTTTGCGCACAATCATCAGTGCGCTTCTATTCTGCTCTCAATTACCTAAGCgcagaaacatacacacacacacacacatacacacacagaaagagagagacactgtTGTTGATTAATTGCTGAGAGGGGAGTCCGGCGGCTGTCTGTCTGTTCAAACACTCTCCGGCGAATCCTACAAGGATGTAAACAAACTTTATCCCCTGTTCCAAATTCTGTTCAGAGGATAACAACAAAAGCTGCTTCTCTTcacgttttttttctctgaccaGGTGTCATGACTGGGTCCTTGACGGCTCCTGTCTTCCCCGGTGCCCCGGTGGGGCCCCGAATACATTACAATAATTAAGCCTTCCGTGATTTAGCCTCCTATGAGAGAAGTCCAACAATGTAATTAAGGGCAAGCTTGCTGTATTGGGTATGAATATTCAAAACTGTGTCAATTAATTAGCCAGTGAATCTCCGTTATGTCTCAGTCCTTCAAGCCCACTCAAAGGTCAATTCTGTCGACGGAAAGCATATTTTAGAGCTATCGTGTCATTGCAAAGGAAATTGCTTTTTCTTGTCTCTTCACTTTACAAAGAGTGAGCATATAGATTCACTGCAAAATAAAGAGAGTCGTTGTTGtacttgcatttttttgttttgttttctctatgTAATAGTTTTCCTAGAGGCTGAAAAATGAGTTCTGAAACTCCGAGGCCCTCAGAGGCCAACGCGAGTAGAAGCATCCTCTTAAACGCCCGGGAAAGATCAAtattaaatctgttttcacAAAGGGGGCCGTTAAATAGACACCGTGGCTGATCTGCATAACAAAATTAATTAGGTATTCTACGGCAGTCTTCGTCTGCACCCAACTCCTGGACAAATAACTAGTTGTAAAGCACACCTTCTGGGCATACGGAACATATGCTGGAATTATCCTTAATTGACTAATTACATAAATTACTCATTaagtttacagcacatcaatTATAAAAGATGTATCAATTAATTTTGCATAAATTACAAGCGGCACGCTACACGGAGAGGGCGGCGAGGGGAATGAGGGTCGCTAGGAGGGGGTCTGCTCTAAGgtggagcgtgtgtgtgtgtgtgtgtgtgtgtgtgtgtgtgtgcgcgcgcacgtATGTGTGGCACGTGAGTGACGGTCgtctgtttgtttcctgtctctAATAATTATTTGCTCAGCTTAAGGGCAAAGAtattctttctctgtctcccattCACAAAGGGAAAGTGTGGGGGTAATGGCAattatactaataataataatcttaaaGAGCTCTCTCCAAGTCATAAGGGGCGCATCGTCGCGAAGAGAACCATTAAAATCAATTAGCGAGGCCCATTGTTTCCAATGGAAAATTACACCAGTTTAGGACTGTGCTGCACAGGCTGTAAGCCTTACTTGTGTAATGGCAAATTATTCAGAGGCAAAATACGACAGGTCTTTGAGTTTTCCCATAAAAGAGCGAGCAAGCTGCTATAATGCATCAGAGCTGCAGTGTGTCCGCCTGTTGTCTTTAAGAGTTACCTCAGGTGGCAAACTTTTAAAACTGCATGGAAAGCTTTCAGTCTTGCCTTCCCCACAAACTTCCAGAACAACAACATGAAATCTGTCaccagaagaaaaataaaatccatattTTTAACAGTGTGCATGGACAGAATGAAAAAATATCTGACAGCACAGTGGAATCCAAATAAATGGACTGGTAAGAAGTAAATCTTGTAtcgttttcttttgtttttgacacaGGTAAAACACTGGAATTTATGTAAGTGCACTGTGTTTGATTATTTCAAACAGcttaatataatttttacttttctgcctAATTTCATACTGGAAAAAATGGCTCATACACAGCATCtatacatgtgaataatttaattaattgtattacattcattttgttttcagtgattTGGCTTTAAGTTGGGCAGGTCGAACATCTGTGAGCACAAAAATCTGATGTTGAGATGTGAGATTCAAATGTGCAAATTGATGACTCTAAAATtccccgtaggtgtgaatgtgagtgtgaagggttgtctgtctgtgtatgtttataCATACGTAtggatatacatatatatgtattttacaaGAACATGAGCAGCAACACCAGGAGCCTGTTAAGAGCAGTCACTGAACTGAACTTGACTGAGGTGAACTGCACCTCATGTTCTGATGATAATCAGTGCTGAGAGGCTTCTTCTAGCCCTGCGCTCAGTCAGTGAGGTGTCAGTGTTTTCTTATCACATAGAAATTACAGCAGTGATTAACAATAAATCATCGGTAGACTGCTAGTACACGAGGACTACTCATTCCTATCAGCTTTCATTACAGGCTTTGAGTTGCTGCAAGCTTCAATAACACCAATTATTCATCAGGATGAAAATCAAAAGAGAAGCTCAATTCAGACAAGTTAAAGTCTAAACTGAAAAGGACCAAATCCTCTTTGTAAAAACAGATACATCATCACAATCTTACTTTTTAGCATCATTAAtgcaggttttattttgaagattAGGATGGGAAGTCATATTGGTTTACGTGTAATGCTAGCTTGACTCTGCTATGACACCACAAACACTTTCTGGCTCCTGAATGTGACAGTGCACCAACACAGCTTCCACTGCCTGCACCATGAATGGGAAAGCAGATTCCGATATTGCctgctgcagtaaaaaaaaataaatactaggCTATAATTGAGTCTGAATAAATGGAGCCACAATACAGTCTGGGGGTGTTAGCCTTTCTAACACACAGCCAGTGTTTAAAATTTGCATTCCGTCCACTGATGGCATCTTTTAAAAAGGTACCCACGTTCTATATGCTGATCTTGTGATGAGTATCCCACTTCACTAACTCTTTTCAGGTTGTTGCAAATCAAGCATGATTTTATTATGAGCAAGGCTGGATTATCAGCATGGGAAAGTAGGCCTGGCGGTCCAAAAGCTTTAGGTTCACATCATGTATTGTATGTCAGCAGCATTTGGGTATTGTCTGTTTTAACCCTGTCTTTTTAAGGAACCCCAAAACGTTATTGTTTTTGGTATATTGTTCCCAAATTAAGTTTTGTCAAGTTTTCCCAAAATCACTGAAGTAAGCAGGCATTCTTAGACGATACATATGTGGCCCAATGAAAATTGCCTTGTAGAGCGTCTTGAGAGATGGTTTGtacttgattgttttttctgtttgttgctcACTTGATCATCGTTCAGATTAATTAAAGTTCTCCCTGTCGCACACGAGGTACTGCAGCGCACTTCAATTCTGGCTTTGGATTTGATCATATTGcggcaaaaagaaaaatgtgaccCATAAATCGGGCGAAGACGCTGAAATCAACACTGAAGCCGCAGGCACCGAAAGGGTGCAGTCCGTGCTGCGGGGGCGCTGCTATTTATCATTCACCAAATTCATTACACTTTGTCATTGGTGGACGTTGTACGGCAGagggcaggtgtgtgtgtgtgtgtgtgtgtgtgtgtttatgttatgGCTGGACCGGGGAGTGCTGGGGGTGGAATGGGGGCTCCGTACCGCAGGGAGCGCAGCTGAATCACCGAGCGCGTCTCCGCTGGATCTCCTCTTCCTGCCGTCACACCCACTGCTCGGTGTTGTGGGTTCACCCCACAGAGGAGGGGAGGACCGACGGCACGCACAGCAGCAGAGAGTGCTGCAGTGCGAGCGCAGCAGGGGGACGCGGAAGcggagagagaaaacacacataaacgggcgcgcacacacacacacacacacacaaagagacacatcAGCAGTCTGCCTCATTGCTGAAACTTGGTCTATGGAGAGATCTGCAGCGGCACCGTACCGACGCAGGCCGACATGGAAGAGTATTTGCGGAAGGTCCAAAGCAGACTCGGGGTGAGTTAAGAGCCTTCAGCGGCGTTAACACCAGGTTGCAAGTATAATGAATGAGACCATGATGGGGAGGCTGCTACTATGGGCTACAGGCTGCGTTCCTGTTGCTGAAAAAGCGCACGGCAAAAGCCTCTCACGTCCCTTCGGTTCCCCCAAGCACCTGTAGATCGACAATATGACAGCAAAGGGGAAAGGAAGGCGTGTTCGGCCCCATGCAATAAGCTCGTTGTGTTTacaaaaacatcagtgtgtgGATTTGAATTAGGTGCTGATTTCTAACGAGCGGAGGCGTCATCAACAAGTTTAGCCAGAGGCTGTCCTTCCCTGCGACCTGGTTGCTCGGCAGATACTGACTCATTATTAGCATTTGGTCCACGACCGAATATATGTTCACACATCAAAAACGCTTCATGCAAATACTGAACAGCCTGCGCATAGAAACTGAATCATTGGGAAGCCACTGTGCAGCACTGTTGTGTCTTTCGGGATACACCTACTTGCATATTGCTATAGATAATGTGGTTATACTGTTGGAGTCTTGTCTCGTGTACATGTAGGCTGTCAATTGCGCAGACTCTCACACTAGGGACCCTTTCTTGGATGATGTACATGCCTTCAGGCAATGGGGTGCCTAAAACAGCTCTTTCTACACACCCTTGTTTAAATGGCGTGACTATATTATCATAGGAAAGTTTTGAAGTGTAAACACATATATTCTCGTTTGTGACGACTAAGGGCCCTCTTCCAATCTGTGTTCGTCGTTTATTTTATCGATTATGAAATATTCCCAGGCACCTGCCAGTTTCGAACACTGCTCGGATGTACTTTATTTGCATCTGATGGCCACTAAAGAGCCTATTGATGTTCCACTGCCAACGGTGCTGTTTATTTCTAAGTTAACAGAAAGCAGCCAATTATAGACATAATCACCATCCTAATACCTCAAAGTCCATTTAGTAGCTGTCATAAGACTATCAGTGGAAAGTTGGCCAGTCCTTAGAAGACTGAACCTCCCCGTTCATTTTTAACACAGCAGTTGACAAAATAATCTCACATTTAAGACCATTAGCTTTTCTAAGAGCTTTTGATCATGTGGCATGGTCCTCATGGGCAGATAAAGATTGTGTATGTGCGGTCTCTAAGTACCTGGTACTGTAATGTGCAGTATGAAAATCATATGGTGAGTTTTCTAATGCTCAGAATTTCACAGACTATTCTCATACTTGATTTTATATTCAGCCTTATTCAGAATATTCTGTTTGTTGAAGTGAACAGGTGTCTGTCCGTACACTACAAAGTTGAATGGGAACAGCCTTtgtgtaaagattttttttcccctttaccTAAACGTGAGGAAagctgaggaggagaaaagatCCACGAAACAAATCGGCAGATCAGAGCACAGTAACTGAGTGAAACGGAGGGCAACTCACATGTGCCATGGAGAGTGCAGATAAGTTAGCATGTCGTAAATCTCAATCAATAcactcaggcacacacacaggtggacaCAGGTGGATAAACACATGGACAGTGTCACTCTTATTTATGCAGCATAAACTTTTGTGATTTGCTCTTTTGCTGACCATTCTCTACTCctgtcattctctctctctctctctctctctctctctctctctctctctctctctctctctatctatctatctactcTATAGATGGCCTCAATCCAGAACATCCATATTTCTAATTGGCCTGGCTCTTAGTGCTCACTGaacctgtctttctttcttgctcagttttttttctatatagCTCCACAGCTCATGCTCCTTCACCCTCACATTGTTTGGCATAGAGAAAAATGGCatagaaaaaaatcctttctgctctttctcgcacttgcatctcgagatctgtaaacacttttctgataggactttgctttgatgttctCTCCTTgaacttagatttttgctgccttgtacctcatttgtaagtcgctttggataaaaacgtctgctaaatgactaaatgtaaatgtaaatgtaaatagagTTGAAACCATGTTGTGAGTAGACTTCCACCATATTAgtctgcaaacacagagagacacatacagtaaatgagtTGTTTTATCCAACCTTGATTTCATCGTTGGGCGAAATGTAATTATAACCAAAccttaaaaatagaaattctaAACTTCATGTGAGTTTAAGGCATGCACTACTTTTCAGCCTTGTGAATCTCTACAACACCACATAATTGTTGAGCCATAAATCAAACCAAATTGTCAAATTTTGTAGGTGCTTAACATTGCTCTGATTTTCAGCCCAGCTCCTTTCTGCTATAGCTTTTATATTATACCTGTAATAAGATGGATACTTCTTGTTGCTTTGCATATCTCCAACAGTCCATTGCAGTTAATGTGAAAATTGAGACTCCCATAGCTTATTGG
This window of the Channa argus isolate prfri chromosome 11, Channa argus male v1.0, whole genome shotgun sequence genome carries:
- the foxb2 gene encoding forkhead box protein B2 — translated: MPRPGKNSYSDQKPPYSYISLTAMAIQNSAEKMLPLSDIYKFIMDRFPYYRENTQRWQNSLRHNLSFNDCFIKIPRRPDQPGKGSFWALHPDCGDMFENGSFLRRRKRFKVLRAEHMACKSSPMMHYLHHHHHHPGSKLGTASAHHDHSAGPASTVGRLPPFQGYGGITCAQPGGFKHPFAIENIIGRDYKGVMASGFPLTSVMHHLGYPVPPQLSSVVNSMWPHVGMLSESMGGVPMPASSEYAPFSVTAKGLYHSANGQTLPAVPVPIKPTPSLAPVPGLTGLQSGPAHLCSPGSVMEKSDLLEGKGNPLHPPLLLS